The window CAATATATGGTTCTTGATGGTGATAGGAGGGTGAGGTCAAAAGCCTTATTTCTTAAAAGATTTGCTGAGTACTATGTAGAAGTAaaacttcacatgtgaatttatGGGTGTTTGCCCAACTCTAATTAGGTTTCCAGGAATAATGTATTCATTCTGATTATCAGACCATGCTTCCTTTCCCCAGGCTCCAAGTGTGATAAGTCATCGGAATTTGACCCTCAAGACAATCTGAAAACGACAAAGCATTTACTTACTTTATCACATCCCTACTGAGTCCCAGAATTCCACTTACAGCCAATACTGGATGAGACTAGGCTTTCTTAAAAGAATCATAAAGGcccatattttatgaaaaaaattaaccttAAGTAGAAGCCTGGAAAAAGCAATTTTTGACCCAAGTGTTGAGAGTTGCACAGAGTTAAGCaaaattctttaattctttaaatttcttATCACCCCACTCTCATTTTCAATTTTGCGTATTTGGgcattctctcccttcttttgcttcaattttattttgtttacataGGCGGAAACAAAGTTTCAGGAAAAGCCTCAGTCTTAATGTCTGATACCCCTGCACTGCCCCTGACCAACAACATGAAGAACATGTCTCTTCTGTATAAAAATACACAAGAAGTGAAAAACTTTCTGAAACTACTGTCTCATATCTGGCTGAAATGTGATTAACAACACAGGTCTAAAGTACAAAGATTATATATAACCATTGCTTTCCAGGTGTTTCAACAAGCCCCTTCTAAAACCCAGTTGTTTCTTCACACTTGAAAAACCAGCAAGTCCTGTGACAGGCACAGAATTCACTCTagggagaaaatcaataacaggtctGGCTGTTTTAAACCTCAGCAACagtggaggggagagggagacTTCCTACTTTTCCTAATAGTTTTGATATTAAACTACTGTGCTAAATCCATGAACTTTATTCTTGCACCATGAAAACAAGAGCAGACAAATTACTGCTCTCAGCATACGAAGGGGGGCTGATATTTATCACAGTGTTCTTGCCCCTCATTGGCTGCACATTATAATCATCTGTGgaacttaaaaaaacagaaagaaacataaGCCCCATACCACATCCACCAAATGAGACTTTTTCAGGGAGGAGGtgggcttttattattttttttaaagattcataTGGATTTTATTGAGAACTATGATTTACCTACTTTGTGCTAAGCTCACTGCCAGGCATTCAACATACATTATTTAATGTTTCATGATTAAACTCAGACAGATCCAATCACACACTTCACAGCTGATAGAGGAGGAAGAGTTCACCATTAAAGGATTCTAACAATCCTTACCTGTATTTTGACCCATAGTTCTAATCTACTCTTATTTCTCACCTTGCTGCTCTTCCCATCAGGCCCAGCTGTATGACAGTGAAATTAAACTATGCAGATCCTCCAATACCCAAGCCCAGACCAACAGACATGAGCACAGAATCTCACTGAACcccaagaaaaagatatttatttttccatttttgtaactATGCATTCCTTATTAAAAACACAGAATtcaattttgtaattaaaaacaaaacaacctctAATTCTCTAGGATGAATGTGATGAAATAAAGATAACACCaagtaaatgtacaaatgaaaaaagatGCCAAACTAACTGAAATGTTCATCCTCCCTGAAATCTCTTAAAAAGCAGAGTAGAACCAATGCTGCCACCTACCAGCCAGCCAAGCAAATCCGGTAGCATACGAGAGCAAAACAAAGGTCAACTATCTGGCTTCCCTGCCTAACATCAGGCCACCTACTCCTTACCTCCCCACAAAAAAAATACAGCCACATATTCCAaacagttcatcctccagaatcCCAGGCTGATTATTTGAATATGGCAACCCAAGTCTGGCCTGTGAAACAGGCTACTTCACATGAAGCCTTCCTCTGTCCATTTTAACGTCTGCTTGCCTAGTTCTATGGTCCAGCAAGGATCACAGAGAACATGGACACATCAAGAATGCTCATCTGTTCAGAGTGTGTACACAGTAATTTTGATGTCTGTTGCGTCAAATACCTCCTCAATCATTGCAGACACCTTCTCCCAGTGCAGACGATCAAGACCACATCCAATtctgaaaaagacaaaacatatTCATTGGTTGCAATGAAGGTATCTAGGAAattgctcttctttcttcctttagacTGTATCTACCCAAAACATAAAGACAAGTTATCTGGCCTTACACCTATAGGAAGCCATGGTAGGAGTTTGGAAATCAATTCTTGTTGTGAATCACTCAAGGCTGTTCCTAGATAGGCCCAAGGTTCAAAAGCTGTCACTTCTCTTTTGCATAAGATATCACTTCCCAATTATTTCATGCTACATTTAGACATGTGTAACTCTGCCATGACTTGGGAGAAGCACTGTATCTCTATACCTACTGGCAAAAACTGACTATGGATGAAATGGCAGAAGgttgccatttaaaaaatatcaccTACCATAATGGAATgttaaaggagataaaaaaaagaagggacaAGGGAAGTCCAGATAGAATGTTGAGAAATGTTCAACTGCTGGCACTCCAAGAGTAAGGTCTTTGCAATATCCTGGTAAGAAGCCTCAATTAGCCCACAAAACTATATTCCCTTTCTTCCAACATGTTACTTTATTGATCCTCAACAtccttggttaaaaaaaaaaaactgctgacCAGTTTCTGCCACATAGACCATGAATATATTTAAGACCACCTAAGACAAAGTGATACTGAAGACAAATAAGTTGGGACTTGGAAAAAACCTGCATACATGGTCAGCATCAACCCAAAACTATCAGGATGACAGGAAAAGAAGAGGTGATGATTTCCTGAAAAGAAAGCAAGGAGGTGACTGAGTACCAGTGTCATTCCCACAAGTTCCCAAAGGCTAGGGTCTAAGAAGTCACATCAGAGATGTACATTCTGGCTACAACCCCACTGAACACAAACAGGTGGGCAGTTTAAAGGGCAGTGATAATTTATAACTTTCTTGACCCAGGATTAACAGCTTTAGGAGCCTAGAAGTGCCTAAAAGGCAAATCACAATTGCTCAGCCTTGCTTCTTTAGCATATAAAGAATAACAAAGTTTCATTCTTCCCTTTAAGCAGCAAGGGCTGAGGCAGGTGCTTGTTTCAAAGTTTATTATCCTACTTCAAGGGTTGAGGCAGGTGCTTGTTTCAAGTTTATTATCCTAATTCATTCAACCCAAATAAGGAAATAAGTGTAGCTCGGCCTGCAATCAGACAACTGGTTCATTAGTGATTTTATAGTTTTGAAATTTGCCTACCTTTAAGTGGGTATTTTGCGTTAAAGACAGTTTTTAAGTCATTTGTCTTTGGGTAAGACACTAAAAACCCCGTAATTGAATCTTTCATTTAAATCTCCATTTAAGGCCTTGGATTTCCTTACCTGGGCATGGAGAGGTCAGTGACTCCATTCATCAGACAATGGGATTTCATGGCTTCTAAGCTCTTCTGTAAATTTTCATAAGTTGGCTTGTGTGAAGCCCTTTTCTTTGTAATCTGAGTGCAAAGAAACAATGCAAACTTTCACTAGTCCAAAATGATAGCTAACGAAGTCATCACAGACCCTAAGATCCTGATCATTAAAAGAAGGTTTATTTTCATAGCCTAGCGCAGGGATGACAAATGGTATGCTGCTCCTTCCATAGTGTATGAAAGGTCCTTTGGAAAAATCCTCTGAATCGGTCATGAAAAACCCAGACACAGCCATATAATCTTTCCTTGTTGTAGTAAATCCATGAATTAGCATACCCTGTCCACTGACTATTGTTTTTAAGGAACATAGGCAAAAGTCTTTGTGTCACTTTAAGATACAGGTTGCCTAACTCTAACAAGGAAGAACCAATACCACCTGAAAATTCCCTGTGAAACgtttctatttatttagagaCCATGTTTGCTTGCTATTTCTCtatggaagaaaagaaactggTAGTATCTCAAACAAGATAAAAACACTGGATATCACTAGAGCCAAAAATGCCAACTTAAAGTAGCAAGAACATCTCCCCACTTAATTTTCTGTCTAGATTAAGCTTTGTAGTAGGTTGTCTGTTGGTCACTCACCCTCATCACTAAGAAAGTCACATTTTGGCTGGGACTTAAGACCACTGGATAGGTGAAGAATCCCACCTTCAGGAAGAGGGCAAGAAAGGGGCTGGGTATTTCTAGGTACTGCACTAGATAGGGAGATAATGACaggaaaaattatttctgcaATCTGTCTCCTGAAATATTATTGTTTCTATCTTACATGGTTAAGAACCAAAGTATGGTTTGGCTTAGTGGAACAGCATCTCTAACTTTTGAAAGTCTCAGAACACATGCCTGTGGTGATCACAGTActctttcccagagctgggatgCAGCCTCGCATTCCTAACAATGCTCCAGATAGCCACCACCACCAGATCTCAGTCGATCTGAGATCAGAAGTTTTTTGACATCCTTGGTGGTCTAGAGTGGGGCATCATGATCATGACAAAGGCAGTAGAGCCCACTATTTACCAATCCTTAGAGGATATGAGAATTGGCCCCAGCTTACCAAGTAATATATATATCGCCCATCTCTCTTCAGAACAGCCACTTCTCCAGATTTCTTTTCTAAGAAAAAGAGTTATTTACTagtagaaaggaaacagaaaagcaaatcaCCAATtccattcttatatattttaatctttacaGATCTGGTCATTTTCAACTTGGAAGAAATCTACTGTCTCCTATAAATCAGCTTTCTTGAAATACCGCATTCCTTAACTTCCAGATTTCTAATAACCATGTTTTCTTCACATTTCATCTTTTGTCTTGCCCCTAATTTCTAATATACTTTCTTCTCACTTAAGAACTTTAATATCTATTGTCTTGAAATTATGTTTTAGAATGAACAGCATTTTGACTTACCAACTATTTTCACTCAATAATTATCTTTTCACATACAAACAGCTGTGACAAGTATTGCGGGAAAGAAAGATGTATAAAAAGGCTCCTAGCTATTAAAGGCTTTTCAGTTCCCAAGTGTCATGTTTACAAACGACTACAACACAAAGCACTGAAAAATTGCTTTTGTCTAAGGCTGAGTTCAGAATTACCCATTCATTAAGTCTGGAATGCAGTCTGATCAACTGCATTGTTTCAGAAGTTCCTCGTGATAATACACATTTCTAGTTGAAAACCACTATTAAAATGTGATGGGAGGGGTCCTTAGGAAGAGATTTGTAACCCCCCTTTGAAGAATCAGTAGAGtatcaataaataaaagatcTTGAATGCCAAGCCAACACTTAGAGGCTTTGCTAAGCACTTCATATTTATTAAAGTTTTAATGAAAATGGCATAAttacaaagcattttaaaataaatctaaagtTTTATGATAAGGAAGagattagaaatatttataagaatttaGGTTTGGTGTGATAAGCACCTGAACTAGAGGCCATTCTTGCAGAGGAATAGTTTTAAAAGTACTCACTGGTTAGGAACTCGCTCTTTGGATGCAGATCttgtttaataattaaattattaacaGGCCATCAAAGGATTACCTATCCAGGAAAGAATATGTAAATTCTGTTTTCAAAACTCACGTTGATTTAACAGTTCCTGCATTCCTCCGAATTTCTTCTTGAAGAGGACTGCTATCCCAGCACCCATCCGGCAATCCTCACTGATGCAGTGGGCTAAAGAGTCTGTTTTGGGGCATGCGAAAAGATCTCCTTTCACATACACAATCTAAAACGTGCgaaaggaaaaaacatgtcttattAGATAAAGAAAACTACTAAGTTATTTTCCTTACACTATGTCCCCTCACAGACCTGGCAATTTGATTTAAAGCCAAACCCTCAGAATTTATTTTAAGGCGTTAACCAGAACTAATTAAAGCAGTGTAAAAAGAAAAGTGACGTATGGTCCCAacctaattattttattagcCTTTCCGAAGCAAATAAGCTAAAGAGAGAAATAACGCAATTCAATTACTGGTTTAATTTAAAAGTGCTTAGCTTTTGACCTCAATTATCCTGAATTTCAGTTCACCAATAATTTAATAGTTTTTACGCACTCTGCTTCCTTCTGGATCTTCACTAGGGCTGCCGGCCATGATACCGAGTCGATATTTTCAGGATTGAATGCTTCTTCAGCtatgagaagggaagaggaagtaAAAAAACCTTAGGCAGTGTGGGACATTATGTTCAGATTTCCTTAACCattcacttattaaattcttccccCAACGTTATCACTGGAAGTGAATTCGCTCATCCTCTAGGAAGTAATACAAAACTATTCTAGACAAAGTAGAGTTATAACGCCTAGTTTCGGAGGATGCTCTGACCCTCGGGCAGAAAAATTTCGCGCTTTTCTGAGCGGACCGCAAGGCCAGAAGAAGCAAAGGGAGTCCCGAGAcacacctcctcctcctctttttcccaCGCCGCCGAGTAAGGCGGATTTAGAAGTCTCCCTTCTCTGCACAACGCAAAAGTGCTTCCCCAGTGCCTATGGCCCAAAAGGAAACAGGAGGACCTGGACACAGTCCTGTTAAGTCGCAACTAGGGAGTGTACTGTCAGGAGCGTGCTGAGCCGTAGGCAGGGTAAAGGAAAGGCGGCTTCTCATGGAAGGTTTACTTCCTCTCTTTATATTTGTCTGGAGGGAAGGGGAAGTCTAAAGAAATCTCCCATTCTGCCTCCAACCCTAGAGTGGGTCATGGTGGAAATATGGTCAGTCCTGAGATTTCGTGGAAGGGCGCAGGAAGGCTCGCCAAAAGCCTCAACGTACCACGGTTCCCCTTCACCTGGAAAGGAGTCCGCCGCTAAGAGGTCCCCACCCCGGGGGAAAGGCTCCAGATCCGCTCTGGTAGGTGGGGAGCAGCGGACAAGCCCAGATACGGAGCCAATCCCGCCACAGCCCCATTTGCACACACCTAAAATGGCGCTCAACACCCAGTAGCAGGGCGGAAGCAGGCTCCTCTAGCTAACTAGCAGAGCCCGCACTCTTTGGTGATGAGCGCAGGACTTCCGGCGGTAAGATCCGTGATCTCCCGCCGCCTGCCGAGCATGCGTAACGAGAAAGCCGTACGCGAGTAAGGAAGACCGGCGCTTGCGCGTTTAGCCCCAGGGGTGTGTCTCCAAGGATAGCAAAGGAGGGGTGTACAGTTGGCCAAGCTAGCTGGTTAGCGCCTGCGTGATACTTTTTTCAGGGCAGTGTTTGAGTTGAAGGTTCTGGCAGGACTTGAGGGCGCCTGCGTAATCCTTCCGCCTAGAGGCTTGGCAAATCAGGGGAATGGGCGTGGCTTCAGAGTTCGCCTGCGCAGTGCTCTTTCAACGGGGGGTGGGGCGAGCCCAGAGCCGGGGTAGGGGCGTGGTCTTAGGGGCGCCTGCGCGGAGGCGGTTGGAGGAAGGCCCGATTCCCCTTTGTTCGAGTTCGCCATTTTGCGAGGCAGCGGCAgtggcggcggcagcggcggctgGAGCCTCTGATTGGGTTTCGGGGTCCGGTACTGGAGCCAATCAGCGCGGGCAGCGAACCGGGGGAGCGAGGCACGGTGAGTATGAGGAGCCAATATCCAGCGGCCCAGAGCCGGCCCCAGCGCCCCGATTGGCGGGTCTCGCTGACCACTCAGAAGAGGCCCAGGCGCCCGTCGAGCCCGGGGAGTCGAGCTGAGCCTGGCCGAGCCGGGCTGCCGGCGCCCCCGGTCGGGAGCCTGAGAGCGCCTCGGGGCACTCCCGGCCAAGGCCTGCAGGGGGCCGCCCCGCGCAGGGATGGCGTCCAAGGGAGCAGAAACCTCGGGGTCCGGATCCTTGCAGGGTGCCAATACCATTTGGAGATGCGTGCTCAATCCCTGACCCTTAGGCATGGGTTCTCAGGCCCTAGGCCTAGGGCTCGGCTTGCCTTGCCACAAATGCTTCTACGCTTTGGTACACACACGCGTCCCTGTCCTCGGCGGTTCCCACGTCGTCGTTCCGGCCTCACGCTTAAATATTTCCGCGTACTTTCCATGTCCCGGTCCTCGGGACGAGAAACCTATCCCTGCGGGGCCCCAGCCTCCCAGCCCTCCTTGAGCCGGATCTTCTCTTTGTAGGCACCCACGCCGCGCTCCCACCGCCGAGCCCGGGGAAGATGCGCACCGCGGCCGCAAGGCCCGGAGTGCGGCGGAGACAGGGGCTGGCCTGCCCCCGCCTCCGAGCGCTGTGGGCCCGCCCCTATCGCCTCCCTGGCCTGGGGGTGTGGTTCGTTAGTTCGCCTAGTCCCCCTGTCCCATAGtacccctcctcccagcccactCGGCccgggtctccggcctggcaCTGTTACCACCCCCTTTTGGCTCGTCATTTCCTCTCTTCCCCGCCCCACTCGCCGGGGCAGAACTGCACACCTCCGATTTGGAGCTCAACCAAGCGGCCTGCGTTTCTTGTCCGGGCTGTAAGGCCAGTCCATTCGGTGCCTGGAACCTAACTTAGAAGATTGATAGCCCCGTGCATTCTTTTTCCTGGGGGGTGCACAACTTCCTTTTCGTAATAACCTTACGCATTTCTCATTTGGTGAATTCTCCCTCTGTTGAGAATGTACTTACTCTTTTTCTCGTTCACCTTTCTATATCATTTTCAATGTGTGAAACTTCACTTATTAGCTCAATTCTCGGCCATCTcggttctttttcttttggtaaaCTTTCTAATCTCGCGTTAATGTTTTCTCAGCAGGTGTTCGTAGAAACTTAAGAGTTCTGTGGAGTTTTCCTTAGGCTGAGAGAAAGTATCCGTTGGTAACCAAGTATTATACAGTTACCGTGTATCGGGCATGGGTATGTGCCCTGGGAAGGAAGTGGGTCCCCCTTGAGATTGACAGACAGGAACAGCTAATACCTAACGGTTAGTGGTGTAATGCAGCTAAGTTCAGAGTCCTGTGGAAGTGCTGACTTGTGAGTTACCAACAGTCTGGGTGAAGGTTAACACTGCCACATGTTTGAAGGATGCTGGCATTTCTTTTGGCCGAGAAAGAATGGAAGagcatggaaaaagaaaagcatatacAAAGGCTCTGAGTTGTCCTTTGTGTTTGAGGCGGAAGATGGGGTGGGGCAGTGGGCCCTACTGGTGAGAACTTGGGCTGGAAAGCCCAGGTGGTAACATGCCTTAGATAGCTTGCTAAGGAATTTTTAAGAAGCGTGTTTTCTGTCCAGAGGTTCAAGTGAAAAGGCTCTAGAAATATATGTTTTTCCTAAGATTGAAAAACAAGTTTCTGTCTTGTGAAGTTCTGATCCCTGGTAGCGTCTGACTTGTTTTCAGGACGAAAagattttttcttcaaaaattgtTTTTACTCATGTGAAGGCCTGCTGTATTTCTTGGCACTCAGAATAGGTCTTCAGTATAAGATGCCCGTTCTTATAATCACATTTACTAAGGTCATACTGCTGCTAGGATGGGGAATACTCCTACTCCAGTGTTCTTTGTACTACTAAACTTTAGGAacagttttagttttcttttttttgagtaagTTTGTCAGTGCTGTTGTTTAAATCGTTCTCtaacttcatttaatccttacattaTCCACATAAATAGGTGGGGCAGGCTTTgaccattttaaaaacaatttctatTTGCCCATGGCATTTAAACATAAATGTGTCTAATGAATTCCAAACCACTAAAAGCTTGATAGACATCTTTCTGAAGGGTAGTTATGGTCTGTTCACTTTACTAAACACTCTGTCTCGGAAAGAACTTCTCAATCTAGCATTTTAGAGACTGTAGCCTAGCCTCTAGCTTTCTCCCAGTGTGTGGGACCTTTTAGTCTGCTGTTTATGTGCTGAAATTTTTCCATTCCTGTTTTTATCCTGCTCCTTTGACTTGGAATACTTCACCCCCTCCCATATCATCATGTATCTAAAATTCTTCTCACACTTAAGACCAGTTCATATGCCATTTTTTCCTAAAGCCTTCCTCGGTTTATACCTAGCTGAAAGAAATCTCTATCCTCCAAACTCCCATAGTACTTTAGTACTTTTATGATTCA is drawn from Tamandua tetradactyla isolate mTamTet1 chromosome 5, mTamTet1.pri, whole genome shotgun sequence and contains these coding sequences:
- the OARD1 gene encoding ADP-ribose glycohydrolase OARD1 isoform X2, coding for MAGSPSEDPEGSRIVYVKGDLFACPKTDSLAHCISEDCRMGAGIAVLFKKKFGGMQELLNQQKKSGEVAVLKRDGRYIYYLITKKRASHKPTYENLQKSLEAMKSHCLMNGVTDLSMPRIGCGLDRLHWEKVSAMIEEDLVLQREVLKKELETYN
- the OARD1 gene encoding ADP-ribose glycohydrolase OARD1 isoform X4 → MAGSPSEDPEGSRIVYVKGDLFACPKTDSLAHCISEDCRMGAGIAVLFKKKFGGMQELLNQQKKSGEVAVLKRDGRYIYYLITKKRASHKPTYENLQKSLEAMKSHCLMNGVTDLSMPRIGCGLDRLHWEKVSAMIEEEHDQLK
- the OARD1 gene encoding ADP-ribose glycohydrolase OARD1 isoform X1, with translation MAGSPSEDPEGSRIVYVKGDLFACPKTDSLAHCISEDCRMGAGIAVLFKKKFGGMQELLNQQKKSGEVAVLKRDGRYIYYLITKKRASHKPTYENLQKSLEAMKSHCLMNGVTDLSMPRIGCGLDRLHWEKVSAMIEEAIEEDPEKSETQERKKGHLSINILFPTPPARSPRVSSAT
- the OARD1 gene encoding ADP-ribose glycohydrolase OARD1 isoform X3, which produces MAGSPSEDPEGSRIVYVKGDLFACPKTDSLAHCISEDCRMGAGIAVLFKKKFGGMQELLNQQKKSGEVAVLKRDGRYIYYLITKKRASHKPTYENLQKSLEAMKSHCLMNGVTDLSMPRIGCGLDRLHWEKVSAMIEEVFDATDIKITVYTL